The following coding sequences are from one Caldilineales bacterium window:
- a CDS encoding SDR family oxidoreductase, with translation MDILLIEKTQSQGHHRMKVQNKIIVVTGGGNGIGRELVLRLLAKGAHVAAVDINEAGLKETAELAGKKKDNLSLHVANVTDRAAVEALPGQVIAKHGAVDGLFNVAGIIQPFVRIKDLEYAAIERVMNVNFYGTLYMTKTFLPHLLKRPVAHIANISSMGGFLPVPGQGIYGASKAAVKLMTEALHSELANTNVRVTVIFPGAIGTNIANNSGVGNTLTMPDDSQRQAIKPLAPSKAAEIIVKGVERDEYEILVGRDSAFMNFIYRVSSRRAARFISKQMASLLPD, from the coding sequence TTGGATATCCTGCTGATCGAAAAGACGCAATCACAAGGACACCACCGCATGAAAGTACAGAACAAGATCATCGTCGTCACCGGCGGCGGCAACGGCATCGGACGCGAACTGGTTCTGCGCTTGCTCGCCAAAGGGGCGCACGTCGCCGCAGTGGACATCAACGAAGCGGGGCTGAAAGAAACAGCGGAACTCGCGGGCAAGAAGAAGGACAACCTCTCCCTGCACGTCGCCAACGTCACCGACCGCGCCGCGGTGGAAGCGCTGCCCGGCCAGGTCATCGCCAAACACGGCGCGGTGGATGGGCTTTTCAACGTTGCGGGCATCATCCAACCCTTCGTGCGCATCAAAGACCTCGAATACGCCGCCATCGAGCGCGTGATGAACGTCAACTTTTACGGCACGCTCTACATGACCAAGACCTTCCTGCCGCACCTGCTCAAGCGTCCCGTCGCGCACATCGCCAACATCTCCAGCATGGGCGGCTTTCTGCCCGTGCCGGGGCAGGGCATCTACGGCGCGTCCAAGGCGGCGGTCAAGCTGATGACCGAGGCGCTGCATTCCGAGCTGGCGAACACCAACGTGCGGGTGACGGTCATCTTCCCCGGCGCCATCGGCACGAACATCGCCAACAATTCCGGCGTGGGCAACACGCTCACCATGCCCGACGACAGCCAGCGCCAGGCCATCAAACCGCTGGCGCCCAGCAAAGCCGCCGAGATCATTGTCAAAGGCGTCGAAAGGGACGAATACGAGATTCTGGTCGGGCGCGACTCGGCCTTTATGAACTTCATCTACCGCGTCAGTTCCAGGCGTGCGGCGAGGTTTATCTCGAAGCAAATGGCGTCGCTGCTGCCAGATTGA